One window from the genome of Pantoea cypripedii encodes:
- the pgm gene encoding phosphoglucomutase (alpha-D-glucose-1,6-bisphosphate-dependent): protein MANHPRAGQPAQQSDLINVAQLTSQYYVLQPDVANPEHAVKFGTSGHRGSAGRQSFNETHILAIAQAIAEERKKNGITGPCYVGKDTHALSEPAILSVLEVLAANGVDVIVQQDNGYTPTPAVSNAILEHNKRGGAQADGIVITPSHNPPEDGGIKYNPPNGGPADTNVTKVVEDRANQLMKGGLKDVKRLPLDQAWASGHIVEQDLIQPYVAGLAQVIDFPAIQKAGLKIGVDPLGGSGMAYWQRIAEHYKLDITIVNDAIDQTFRFMHLDKDGVVRMDCSSECAMAGLLAYRDKFDLAFGNDPDYDRHGIVTPAGLMNPNHYLAVAINYLFQHRPQWGKDVAVGKTLVSSAMIDRVVNDIGRKLVEVPVGFKWFVDGLFDGSFGFGGEESAGASFLRFDGTAWSTDKDGIIMCLLAAEITAVTGKNPQQHYDELAARFGAPSYNRLQASATSAQKAALSKLSPEMVSADTLAGDPITARLTAAPGNGAAIGGLKVMTENGWFAARPSGTEDAYKIYCESFLGAEHRQLIEKEAVEIVSEVLKNA from the coding sequence TACTACGTTTTGCAGCCTGATGTGGCTAATCCGGAACATGCGGTGAAATTTGGCACCTCCGGCCATCGTGGTAGCGCAGGACGTCAGAGCTTCAACGAAACGCACATTCTGGCGATTGCTCAGGCGATTGCGGAAGAGCGTAAAAAGAACGGCATCACTGGCCCGTGCTATGTCGGTAAAGACACGCATGCGCTGTCTGAACCGGCGATTCTGTCTGTACTGGAAGTGCTGGCGGCTAACGGCGTGGATGTGATTGTGCAGCAGGACAACGGTTATACGCCGACGCCGGCGGTTTCCAACGCCATCCTTGAGCACAACAAACGTGGTGGGGCCCAGGCTGATGGCATCGTTATCACGCCGTCGCACAACCCACCGGAAGACGGTGGCATCAAATACAATCCGCCGAACGGTGGCCCGGCCGATACTAACGTCACCAAAGTGGTGGAAGATCGTGCTAACCAGCTGATGAAAGGTGGCTTGAAAGATGTGAAGCGTCTGCCACTGGATCAGGCGTGGGCCAGCGGCCATATCGTTGAACAGGATCTGATTCAGCCGTATGTGGCAGGTCTGGCGCAGGTGATTGACTTCCCGGCGATTCAGAAAGCGGGCCTGAAAATTGGCGTGGATCCGCTTGGCGGTTCCGGCATGGCCTACTGGCAGCGTATTGCCGAGCACTACAAGCTGGACATCACCATCGTTAATGATGCCATCGATCAGACGTTCCGCTTTATGCATCTGGATAAAGACGGCGTGGTGCGTATGGACTGCTCGTCAGAATGCGCGATGGCGGGTCTGCTGGCTTACCGTGACAAGTTCGATCTGGCATTCGGTAACGACCCGGATTATGACCGCCATGGTATCGTGACCCCGGCTGGTCTGATGAATCCAAACCACTATCTGGCAGTGGCGATCAACTACCTGTTCCAGCATCGTCCGCAGTGGGGCAAAGATGTCGCCGTGGGTAAAACCCTGGTTTCCAGTGCGATGATTGACCGGGTGGTGAACGATATTGGCCGCAAGCTGGTGGAAGTGCCGGTTGGCTTTAAATGGTTTGTTGATGGCCTGTTTGATGGCAGCTTTGGTTTCGGCGGTGAAGAGAGCGCCGGGGCATCGTTCCTGCGTTTCGATGGTACAGCCTGGTCTACTGATAAAGACGGCATCATCATGTGCCTGCTGGCCGCGGAAATTACGGCGGTAACCGGTAAGAACCCGCAGCAGCATTATGATGAACTGGCCGCCCGTTTTGGTGCGCCAAGCTACAACCGTCTGCAAGCCTCAGCCACGTCGGCGCAGAAAGCGGCACTGTCGAAGCTGTCTCCGGAAATGGTCAGTGCCGATACCCTGGCAGGCGACCCGATCACCGCTCGTCTGACGGCAGCGCCTGGTAACGGCGCGGCGATTGGTGGCCTGAAAGTGATGACGGAAAACGGCTGGTTTGCTGCACGCCCGTCAGGCACCGAAGATGCCTACAAAATCTACTGTGAAAGCTTCCTTGGTGCTGAGCATCGTCAATTGATCGAGAAAGAAGCAGTAGAGATTGTCAGCGAAGTGCTGAAGAACGCGTAA
- a CDS encoding Hcp family type VI secretion system effector, with protein sequence MNNVFLKIDGLMGESKDSTHQGWIDVGTYSWGVRRKGDTPGSGATNYHHLTVHCQADKATAGALMYASNGNKVKKVEISTCKAGGSQMEYYRITLESVIIIEVLLNESGSMTDVEYEFQADRVKFQYWEQCASGVKGAETRMGWNIKESASYF encoded by the coding sequence ATGAATAATGTTTTTCTTAAAATAGATGGGTTAATGGGAGAATCGAAGGATTCAACACATCAGGGCTGGATTGATGTTGGTACCTACTCATGGGGTGTAAGAAGAAAAGGTGATACACCGGGATCAGGTGCAACAAATTATCATCATCTCACCGTACATTGCCAGGCAGACAAAGCGACCGCTGGCGCGCTTATGTATGCTTCAAATGGTAATAAGGTTAAGAAAGTAGAAATATCAACATGCAAGGCTGGCGGAAGTCAGATGGAATATTATAGGATTACGCTGGAGAGCGTCATCATCATAGAAGTGCTTTTGAATGAAAGTGGTTCAATGACAGACGTTGAATATGAATTCCAGGCTGACAGGGTCAAATTCCAGTACTGGGAGCAATGTGCTTCAGGAGTGAAAGGTGCGGAGACCCGTATGGGGTGGAATATAAAAGAATCCGCATCTTACTTTTAG